The nucleotide sequence TATTTTGCCAGTGTGAGGGCTTATGCCTTTGATTATGACTACGGTATGGTGGGCAAATTTGAAGAAATATTGAACCAGGTGGACCTGAGTAATTACGTGGAAGAAGATGAATATGTTGCCCTGAAAATGCATCTGGGTTCGCACGGGGCCTACCGCACGGTACGCCCCGTGTTTTTACGCAAACTAGTAGATGCCGTACGCCATCAAAAGGGACAACCCTTTATATGCGACACAGTGCGCATACCCGGCCTCGAATATCTGAGGACCGCCAATAGAAACGGTATCAATGAGCTGTCCACCGGGGCACCGGTACTAATGGCCGACGGGATTTTCGGGATGGATTCGGTAACAGTTAAGACCGGCCCCATTTTGGGAGAAATAGGGGTGGCCTCGGCCATACACGATGCCCCGTCAATGGTCGTAGTTTCCCACTGTAAAGGTCATATTGCCAGCGGATACGGAGGTGCCATCAAGAACCTGGGCATGGGCGGCATTGCCTTTAAGGACCGTAAAGGGAATGCGCAGCGGGGACGGATGCACTTTTTACAAAACGCTGAACTTACCTGGGACGAGGAAAAATGCAGCCAGTGCCTGCAGTGTATAAATGCCTGCCCGCACGAGGGCATAGCCTTTGACGAGGCAAACATGCTCAATATTTACTCGGAAAAATGTGCACGCTGCGGGCGCTGTGCCCGGGTTTGCCCGGAAGCGGCACTTATACTGCCTCAAAATGATGAGATGTTCCAGGGGGTTTTGGCCGAAGCTGCCGGAGCGGTACTAAGTACATTTGGTAAAAACAAAGTGCTGTATGTTAATTTCATTACTGATGTTCATCCCGAGTGTGACTGTATGCCTATGGCTGATTCTGCTGTGGTGTCCGATGTGGGGGTATTGGTTTCCGATGATATAGTGGCCATCGAAAAGGCTACTTTGGATTTGATCGGCGAGGCGCAGGTTTTACAGAATTCCAAGGCCGGGGATAAGGAGATTACAGAAGCCGGAAATATTTTTGAGAAGGTTCACGGCAAAGATCCCTACATGCAGGTGAAGGCTGCAGCGAAGGCAGGGCTGGGGACGATGGAGTATGAGATGAAGACTATTGAGTGCAAGCCCAAACCGGACGGCAGCACCGAGCCCAGGATGTTTGGCCATTGATAACGAGGAAAAGATCGAAGAAGTTTAGACAGGATTGAGAAAAGATTTGCATGTTGAACTCTCGGGTCAGTTTTTTGACAGGATTTACAGGATTTTAAAAGATTTGCATGTCAAACTCTGGGGTCGGTTTTTTCACGGGATTAACGGGATTTATGGGATTTATGGGATTTTTTAAAACATATTTAATTTAGCTGTAGGCAAATAATGATGATTTTCCTAGAGATTACAATTGACGCAATAAACCCAAGGCATTTTTTTACGAAAATGTAGTTTTTCGTACTAGTTTGTGTATAAGGGTCATGTGGGTTTTGATAGGAAAACATTTTGGGGTATTTCTTTAGGGTATTTTCTTAGACAGGATTTACAGGATCAACAGGATTTTTAGCTTTGCTTGTTTTGCTTCATTATTTCTTTAAGTCCTTTGCATGTCGCGCTTTCGGGTCGGTTTTTTTGACGGGATTGACGGGATTTATGGGATTTTAAAAACATGTTTAATTTAGTCGTACCAAATGAAGTAGTGGTTTTGGGAAAGTTACATTAGGCTCAAAAAACAAAAGGCATTTTTGACAGGATTACAGGATATACAGGATTTTTTAAAGTGCATATGTCGATGGCTTTGCTGTAAAAGAGCCCATACTAATTGTTTTAACGAAATCTCTTTATAGTAATTAAAAGAACTTTGAAGTAACTAGAAATAACTTAAGAAAACTAGCAATTCCTATCCCGTTTAATCCCGTTAATCCCGTCAAATTAAAAGACCCTAAAGGAATGCCCTAAAATGCTTAAATGTTTTAAAATCCTTCTCTTAATCCTGTAATCCTGTCGAAAAAAGACCCCAGAGGAATACCCTAAATTATTTAAAGCTCTAAACTACATTGCCGTGAAGCCTATTGGGCGCTCCGGTTTTTTTTCTTTTTCCAGCCTGCCCAGGATGTATTCTTCTCGTGCTTTTACCTGGTTGTAATAAACAGCCAAAAGAATATGATCCTCTTTTAAAAGCTTGTTCGCCTCATCCCAGGGAATAAACTTTCACCAGCTCTGCAATCCCCTTTTTTTGTCCATCTCCGCCTACCACAATACTCTTTTCTGAAGAACCTGAAGAACAGCTCACAATAATCTCCCCCTTTTTTTAACATGTGTCCAATATATTATTGTACCAGGAATATTTTTATTTTCCAGATCCAAGTGCATAAAAATAAACAGGTAAGATGCTTTTCATTTGCAGGATAGCACAGGTAAGTGCAGAAGTAACTCCAAACCGATAACGGGAGGTAGCATATTATTAGCATGAATGACTTCTATGAACACTTAGCCAACAGGCAGCCGGGCCTGATGGATATAAATGAGTACTTTATTTCCGCCGTACTAATTCCCATCGTCAAAGTGGAAGGGCAAAACCACATTCTTTTCGAGGTAAGGCCAAAGCATCTGGACCGCCAGCCCGGGGAAATTTGCTTTCCCGGCGGCAAAGTGGAAGCGGGAGAAACTCCTAAAGAAACAGCGGTACGGGAAACCAGCGAAGAGCTGGGTATAAATACCGAAAGCATCGAAATAATAGGGCCTCTTGACATCCTGGTTGCCCCGCTGGGGACCGTGATTTACCCCTTTGCCGGGACAATTACCGGCCTTGAAAAAATCGCCCCGGACCCGGGAGAAGTAGAAAAGGTATTTACAATTCCACTGGATTTCTTTTTACACACCGCTCCCAGCCAGACGAAAGGTGAAGTGGCCATAAGGTACGGGAACGGTTTTCCCCTGGAAAAAGTGCCGCCGGGCTACGGCCCCGGCTGGAAAAAACGCTGGGCTTTTTCGGTATATTATTACCAGTACGGCGAATACTTTATCTGGGGCATGACAAGCAAAATATTGTTTGCCTTCATTAATTTAATCAAACAACACCACAGGTAAGACTGTTTTCCGTCTCGTCATAAATTATGGTATTTCGGTCTAAAAAAAGCTACCTCCGGGCAATCTAAACCCGGAGGTGATTTATTTGAGATTAACGGCAATAATGCCCAGAAAAGATCAGGTGGGCTTTCTGGTGGACAGCTTAAAAAACGCCGGGTTCGATCGTAAAGATATGATTACAACTGATTTAGGAGATGTGGATAACCACGAGGATGACTCTCCCAATGAGGTGGCAGAGGCGCTTGCCTTTGTAAAGACGGAAAATGACGGCCTCTGGGACGCTAAGGCGTTTGCAGAAGGGCTGGGTGAGAATATCCCGGGAAGCGGTATTGCTGTGGTGGTGGAGTTACCAAAGAAAGAAGCGGACAGGGTACGGGCAATAATGGAACAATCCGGGGCCACCAAAATAATGCAGGATTAAAGAAATATTTTAGACAGTACTTTTAAAAGATTTGCATGTTGAACTTTCGGGTCAACTTTTTTTTTACGAAAATAAATGTTAATTCTAGTTTGTGTATATGGTTTATGTGAGTCTTGATGGGATAAGCGGGATAAAAGGCTTTGTATGTGAGGCTTTGGGGTAAACAATTTTTTTAGACAGGATTTACAGGATATACAGGATTGTTAAAAAATAAAAAAATACAATCGAATGTCTTTATCACCTAAACAGAGCTTATGGACCAGTCCAAAATATTAAAACAAATAATTTAAAAATGTTTTTTAAGACCCCAAAGCACTACCCTAAAGCATCCTGCAAATCCTGTAATCCTGTCAAAGAAAAAAAAGACTCATAAGCCAAGACCCAAACAATACTTTTAAGCAAGGAAGCAAGAGGACTCGTCTAGAAGATTACATTTAGTGCATTGAACAAAAGACTTTTTTTACGAAAATGTAGTTTTTTTCATACTAGTTTATTTATAAGGGTCATGTGGGTTTAATAGGAAAACATATTGGGGTATTTCTTTGGGGTATTTTCTTAGACAGGATTAACAGGATCAACAGGATTTTTGGCTTTGCTTGTTTTCCTTCATTATTTCTTTGCATACAATATTTATTAGCATTAATTTGTCTTGGCGGTTTTGTTATATTTTTATAATTCTAACTCTTAGTTACTCTTTTAAGCTTAAACTTATAACCAATTGGCTATTTTAAACGCTATCTTTAAATCCCTTATCCTGCAAATCCTGTAATCGTGTCTAATGTGTTTGCCTTTTCCTTTCTATTTGTTTTTAATCTCTATCCCGCGAATCCCGTTGATCCCGTCAAAATTAAAGACCCTAAAGGAATGCCCTTAAACTCCTGTCAGCAATAATCCTCCAGGCTAATTTCTTTCCTCTACACTAGTGAAATTCATGGCCTTGTTGAATTTTAACTCCCAGGGACCGTCTACTCTGACCCGGGGGTTTTGGAATACAAATGTAACTGTATCTTTTCCCGAAATGTCAGCCAGTTTCACCTCAAAGTACTGCATTTGACCCAATTGTTCATCGTGTTTGGAATGCCAGCTCAACCCTCCCCCTTTTGCAGCCAAGTCAAAACGGGTCAGGATACCGAAGTCATTCTTACCCGGGCTTACATAAACCCTCAGGTGATCAGCCACCTTCTGCACTTTGGTCACTTTTAGTTCGTAGCGCCCCAGGTCGACCTTTTTACCAAGGGTAACTACCTGCCCTCCGTCCGGAACAGGAACTTTAGCTTCGGCTTCCCCTTTTTCTTTTACCATCAGAGTGGGAATGGTCAAAGTCATGCCGGTTGACTCAATTTCTTCAATTTTGGGTTCATGTATTGCAAAGTGCAGGTTGGAGGTATTGTTCTTCACCACTTGGTACTGCTTTCCCTGACTGTCCTTTAATACAGGCAAAGTATCTTTCGCGGGATAAGAACCTAACCCTTCCACCTTAAATGCATTCTCATTGAACACCAGGTTTACCACCATGCCATTATCTCTTAATTCAGGCATGGCACTGATAACAATACCCTTGGCGGCATCACTGGTGCCCAGTTCAC is from Bacillota bacterium and encodes:
- a CDS encoding DUF362 domain-containing protein, which gives rise to MSKAKVYFASVRAYAFDYDYGMVGKFEEILNQVDLSNYVEEDEYVALKMHLGSHGAYRTVRPVFLRKLVDAVRHQKGQPFICDTVRIPGLEYLRTANRNGINELSTGAPVLMADGIFGMDSVTVKTGPILGEIGVASAIHDAPSMVVVSHCKGHIASGYGGAIKNLGMGGIAFKDRKGNAQRGRMHFLQNAELTWDEEKCSQCLQCINACPHEGIAFDEANMLNIYSEKCARCGRCARVCPEAALILPQNDEMFQGVLAEAAGAVLSTFGKNKVLYVNFITDVHPECDCMPMADSAVVSDVGVLVSDDIVAIEKATLDLIGEAQVLQNSKAGDKEITEAGNIFEKVHGKDPYMQVKAAAKAGLGTMEYEMKTIECKPKPDGSTEPRMFGH
- a CDS encoding CoA pyrophosphatase; the encoded protein is MNDFYEHLANRQPGLMDINEYFISAVLIPIVKVEGQNHILFEVRPKHLDRQPGEICFPGGKVEAGETPKETAVRETSEELGINTESIEIIGPLDILVAPLGTVIYPFAGTITGLEKIAPDPGEVEKVFTIPLDFFLHTAPSQTKGEVAIRYGNGFPLEKVPPGYGPGWKKRWAFSVYYYQYGEYFIWGMTSKILFAFINLIKQHHR